In the Gossypium arboreum isolate Shixiya-1 chromosome 10, ASM2569848v2, whole genome shotgun sequence genome, one interval contains:
- the LOC108488353 gene encoding mitogen-activated protein kinase kinase kinase 5-like codes for MRWLQSLSFSSSSSSSSSSSSSSTCTGKNCKENHNNKNHKQCYSFGFRLGVSKLTRPRELRRVKDQEVAPTKEVTAPLLSAGYHTPLSSPTSSFRGTTPALPVPLPLPLPVPEGDSEQRLSPKEFGLGKGLEDRDKEKADGAPPNLSVFACRGSWKTTDHAKTRSMKALSQEMIMEDSFEDEFRANVPIRSAPASPSSSHAIICPQSKNAGDIFPHHMFSPSYHAWSAPEMSTLGTPVVPPLAFYDYGGFSSDNTPFHSPPNRSPHRRQSSHSGPTSPIQQWVSPDISPSRLESNGHINVHPLPLPPGAAIACTSASITQVTTNPDPLPMNCQWLKGKLIGRGTFGSVYVASNRETGALCAMKEVEICPDDPKSAECIKQLEQEIKVLSHLKHPNIVQYYGSEIAEDKFYIYLEYVHPGSINKYVRDHYGAITESVIRNFTRHILSGLAYLHSTKTIHRDIKGANLLVDASGVVKLADFGMSKHLSGQRADLSLKGSPYWMAPELLQAVMQKDNRSELALAVDIWSLGCTIIEMYTGKAPWSEYEGAAAMFKVLRDTPPTPETLSPEGKDFLRCCFQRNPADRPSASMLLEHRFIKCPNSRVSHHLTDNVHGR; via the exons ATGCGTTGGCTTCAgagtctttctttttcttcttcttcatcgtcATCTTCATCTTCGTCTTCTTCATCAACCTGTACGGGGAAAAATTGTAAAGAGAATCATAATAATAAAAACCATAAGCAATGTTACAGTTTTGGGTTTCGCCTGGGGGTATCTAAGCTGACGAGGCCAAGGGAGCTGAGGCGTGTAAAAGATCAGGAGGTTGCTCCCACGAAGGAAGTGACGGCGCCGCTGCTCTCCGCCGGTTACCATACTCCATTGTCCTCGCCGACTTCGTCTTTTAGGGGAACAACGCCTGCTTTGCCGGTGCCATTGCCGCTCCCGCTTCCCGTTCCGGAAGGAGACAGCGAGCAACGGTTGTCGCCGAAAGAATTTGGGCTTGGTAAAGGTTTAGAGGATAGAGATAAAGAAAAAGCAGATGGAGCTCCTCCCAATTTAAG TGTGTTTGCTTGTCGTGGCTCATGGAAAACAACGGATCATGCAAAAACAAGATCTATGAAAGCATTAAGTCAAGAAATGATTATGGAGGACAGCTTCGAGGATGAGTTTAGGGCGAATGTTCCAATTAGGAGTGCCCCTGCGAGTCCGTCAAGCAGTCATGCTATAATTTGCCCACAGAGCAAGAATGCAGGGGACATATTTCCACACCACATGTTTTCTCCAAGTTATCATGCTTGGTCTGCACCAGAGATGTCAACATTAGGCACTCCAGTGGTTCCTCCCTTAGCATTCTATGATTACGGTGGATTTAGCTCTGATAATACTCCATTTCACAGTCCACCAAATAGAAGTCCTCATCGAAGGCAAAGTAGCCATAGTGGACCTACTTCACCAATACAACAATGGGTTTCACCTGACATCTCACCATCCCGACTTGAAAGCAACGGCCATATCAATGTCCATCCATTACCCCTTCCTCCTGGAGCGGCCATAGCTTGTACATCAGCTTCAATTACCCAAGTTACAACTAATCCAGACCCATTGCCGATGAATTGTCAATGGCTAAAAGGCAAGCTTATCGGGCGTGGTACATTTGGAAGTGTTTATGTTGCCAGTAACAG AGAAACTGGAGCTTTATGTGCAATGAAGGAAGTTGAGATATGTCCGGATGACCCAAAATCTGCAGAGTGTATAAAGCAATTAGAGCAG GAGATTAAGGTTCTTAGCCACCTCAAGCATCCAAACATAGTTCAGTATTATGGTAGTGAAATA GCTGAAGACAAGTTCTATATATATTTGGAGTATGTTCATCCTGGTTCAATTAATAAATATGTTCGTGATCACTACGGTGCCATAACTGAATCTGTTATTCGCAATTTTACTCGCCATATTCTTTCCGGGTTGGCTTACCTGCACAGCACAAAGACGATCCACAG GGATATTAAAGGTGCTAATTTGCTTGTTGATGCTTCGGGAGTTGTCAAGCTTGCTGACTTTGGGATGTCCAAACAT CTTAGTGGACAAAGAGCTGATCTATCTTTGAAGGGAAGCCCATATTGGATGGCTCCAGAG CTCTTGCAAGCCGTGATGCAGAAAGATAATCGTTCTGAACTTGCTCTAGCTGTTGATATTTGGAGTTTGGGTTGTACAATTATTGAAATGTACACCGGTAAAGCACCATGGAGTGAATATGAAGGG GCTGCAGCTATGTTTAAAGTGCTGAGGGATACTCCTCCAACACCTGAAACATTATCACCCGAGGGGAAGGATTTCCTGCGCTGCTGCTTCCAAAGAAATCCAGCAGACAGACCATCTGCGAGCATGTTACTAGAGCACCGGTTTATAAAATGCCCCAACAGTCGGGTGTCTCATCATCTAACGGATAACGTCCATGGTAGATAA